The following coding sequences lie in one Candidatus Ryanbacteria bacterium CG10_big_fil_rev_8_21_14_0_10_43_42 genomic window:
- the alr gene encoding alanine racemase, which yields MIKNQMSHHKTWVEVDAAAVRHNFNVAQKIAGNAVSVMAIVKANAYGHGLREVANILTAEPDKSESKNSDSLNRKRDFRISGGLTSDLWFGVDSIEEALILRKDHKKNPILILGYVPKPSIADAVKKNISMALYDSDTLLSIAEAAKRVKKKARVHLKIETGTYRQGIFPDNMPEFITLLIRQKKYIEVEGVYTHFSDTENLSSRYYKEQLQQFEQARAMLSAAHIHPAHVHTAASASLLLYPETRFTMVRWGVGLYGMYPSEEVRDRVGKSALLKPVITWKTRIVQIKDVPKGGTVGYDRTYTAKKPIKLAILPVGYGDGYWRHLSNKGTVLVRGERAQVAGNICMNICMVDVTHIPKACIGDEVVLMGKQKREHITPEEIARKVGSINYEVPTRISPRILRVAEISTRINPDITRTVV from the coding sequence ATGATAAAAAATCAAATGTCGCATCATAAAACGTGGGTTGAGGTGGATGCCGCCGCTGTGCGGCATAATTTTAATGTGGCGCAAAAGATAGCGGGAAATGCCGTTTCGGTAATGGCAATTGTAAAGGCGAACGCGTATGGTCATGGGTTGCGCGAGGTGGCGAATATACTCACAGCCGAACCCGATAAAAGTGAATCAAAAAACAGTGACTCGTTAAATCGGAAGCGAGACTTCCGAATATCCGGAGGTCTCACTTCCGATTTGTGGTTTGGGGTAGATTCCATAGAGGAAGCTCTTATTCTCCGAAAAGATCATAAAAAAAATCCCATACTTATTCTTGGTTATGTGCCAAAACCTTCAATTGCTGATGCCGTAAAAAAGAATATCAGTATGGCACTGTACGATTCCGATACTCTTTTGTCCATCGCGGAAGCGGCAAAAAGGGTAAAGAAAAAGGCGCGCGTACATCTTAAGATAGAAACGGGAACTTACCGCCAGGGAATTTTTCCGGATAATATGCCGGAATTTATTACGTTGCTTATCCGGCAGAAGAAGTACATAGAGGTGGAGGGAGTGTATACGCATTTTTCTGATACGGAAAATCTTTCCTCCCGCTATTATAAAGAGCAGTTACAGCAATTTGAACAGGCGCGGGCGATGCTTTCTGCGGCGCATATTCATCCGGCTCATGTGCATACGGCGGCGAGTGCGTCACTGCTTTTGTATCCGGAAACACGGTTTACCATGGTGCGATGGGGTGTGGGACTATATGGCATGTATCCGTCCGAAGAAGTGAGGGATCGCGTAGGTAAATCAGCTCTATTAAAACCCGTAATTACATGGAAAACACGTATTGTACAGATTAAAGATGTTCCAAAGGGGGGTACGGTTGGATATGACAGAACATATACGGCAAAAAAACCGATAAAGCTCGCCATTCTTCCGGTGGGGTACGGGGACGGGTACTGGCGCCATCTTTCAAATAAGGGGACTGTGCTAGTGCGCGGAGAGAGGGCACAGGTTGCCGGAAATATTTGCATGAATATATGCATGGTGGATGTTACGCATATACCAAAAGCGTGTATAGGAGATGAGGTGGTATTAATGGGAAAACAAAAACGGGAGCATATTACTCCCGAAGAAATTGCACGCAAGGTAGGAAGTATTAATTACGAAGTTCCCACACGTATCAGTCCGCGGATATTACGTGTTGCCGAGATATCTACACGCATTAATCCGGATATAACGCGTACCGTAGTATAA